The following nucleotide sequence is from Fusarium graminearum PH-1 chromosome 1, whole genome shotgun sequence.
TTTGGCTGGTCTCGTGCTCCGACTTCGGGGTTGCATGAAGCGTTCCCAGCCATCAAGGCTATCCCAGCGCTGTGTATCCGTAAGTGAAGCAGCTTTTCCACGTCTTGTGGAAACTGCTTGACTGCCAGGAGGTCCATTCTGTAGGTAGTTCAAGAGCCGGGAGACAGAAAAGGTTGCCGCCGTTGAAACATCCCCAGTGAAATCTCCGATATGCAACGTCTAAGCgaggcatgatggatggtcgATGTCGATTACTTGATGTAGGTACTGCATAATGCTCGTCAAGCAGGCCGCCCGATGTGTGGAAGATTAAGCCTGAAACTGGCTTCAAGTCCCGGTTACTACACCGACGATGTGATAGAGTTGGGGTATACAACCAACACCCCCTTCGACTTGGTCATGGATTTGTCACCCGTTAGACAGAGACTTTGCTCATCCTAGGGCTATAACGGCCTGAGACTTGACGTGACATTGGCCAACGACAGACAGAGGTTGGTCGATGACGGTGGTGTCCTTTCGGTGATGATGCATTGCGACGCTGGACTTGGTTAGGTGCCTGCATGTTTCTCTTTTGCCCCACGACAGAGTCAGTCTTTGAAAACGTTTGTTTCATCTGGTTGGCAGAACGGTTGTAGAGCCTGCTAGCGCGACAGGATAGCCACCTGTGTTATGCCCTATATCACTGAGTGCTATAAGTTGGGTTGAGTCGGTACCCTGGTGATCGAGACcaggaaagagagaaacgCGACCAAAcaaaacgaaacaaaacacgCCACTTTCGGAAAACCCCCCAGGCGAGTTAATTCAACACAACAGGACATGTTCCCTAATGCGGATGGTAGCCATATTGATGGTTATTAGTTATCTCGTGCTCCTTTCCATGCTATGTTATGTGTAAACGTTGACCCGAAGCCGATCACAATCCTAGTCAACTGAGCTGAATACAATCCTAACCCATGCTAGGGGcaacagaaaagttagcATCCAAGCTTTACGTTATAAAAATAAACGACCCAAGAGTCGCCTTTCAAGTGATGGAAACTGACTCagtaatttcgtctcttgtgtTTCGGCGACCAAGTTTTTTCCCCGATGCTCTGAGGCCATGCTGACCCAAATATCACATGCGGGGGCATTCGAAGTGACCGCGTCGACACCTCTACAACGCGTAAGGATGCGTCCCCAGATCTGTAATTACCGGTCGGTAGCCGTGCCTCTTTCATGATTTCCCTGTATCCGTCACGGAACAGCTGAAGTGACTTCCGAGCTGATCCACATCTAGGGTACGGCCAGCCTCCACCAGGTCAACCAAGGTACCATGGCATGTAACGTCCAACTCTGGATCCAGAAAGGCTGCCATTTCGACTAGCCAGCCGTTGAAGTCCCTGATCTCGGTTGATCTACCGGCGCGCACATCTTGCAACATGGAGCTTGTGTTGTCCCTGACCTTGTGACCCACTCGATAGATCATGTCCTTCAGCTGTGGGTGAGAGAATCTTTGGTGCAAGCTTTTAGGCGAGAGATCGATATTTGCTTCTGGTTCTGCTGGTAGTCGTCTTTCCTGTTGTCCAATGATTTCCGCACTACTTTCATGCGCCACCAGAAGTTGGAGCACTTGGCTTGCTTCGCCTAAAAGTTGGTCAACAACACGAGCAAGAATTTCGTTATCCTCGTTAAATAGAGCGCCATTCTTGCACCCGAGAATGGCCGTGAGGGGATTTATTATCGCATTGACCACCAATTTCTCCAGCTGCAGTATCCATAATTCTCCTCTGGACACTGATCTGGCCTCCAAGTGCGGCGCTTCCAGCAATTGCTTTACCAAATAGGCCGTCCTGTCAACGGACAAGGAATTCGGAAGAACTGCTCCCACAGCAACATCTGCCTGAGAGGCATGTAGACTCTTGAAAGTTCCTTGTGAAGTGACGCCATGTGTTGTCACGCAAGCCAAGTAGTTGGGTTCATGACTACTGTGATAGCGATGTGAAACATACAATGATCCATGGGGTGGCCAGAGTTTGGACATTCCATTTTGTACAAAAAGAACGGTGCTGTTTCGATCCAGATAACCTCGTACCCGATCAACTTGTGGCAATGAAGCCGAGGCTTTGGTCGTAATTATGAGGTTCTTTAGCTTGTCACCCTCGGCAACCTCTCGTATAGGGCCAATGTCGGGCTCGGCTTCTGTCCACCACTCAATTTCGAaatctttgttcttttcaaGTTTGTTATTTCGTAAAATTTCGATGCCTTGGGCCTCAACCCATTGTTCTAAAAGCTCCTTTCTGTGCACAACCAGAGTGATTGGGGGCTTATTCGGGGCTTGTGCGAGTGAGGATGCAAAAAGGCGACCCAAGTTACCGATTCCCAGGATATATATACGTTTTTCGGAATCGCCAGAAGCATTAGATGTTGAGAGGTCGGAGCCGTCGTAAGAGGCAAGATTTGACACATTCCAGGCAAAtaatgttggtgttggcctTGAGTCGCTGCAGCACACTTCTAGCCACGACGGCCTTTGAGAATACATTCTGGTGGATGCCGCGGGCCAGACGGTTGGTTTCCGTGTGGTATGTCTGATAAAAAACGCTGGATGGATTCTGGACAAGACGAAGCTCATTATTGGTGATATGGCTTGGAGAGCTGATTTATATAAGATCTGATGGTGTCGGTATTGACAAGTAGATAGCAAGGGCACCATGTACTCTCACAGTACACAACGATCAATTATCGAGATGACGTTATAAGTAGAGCATTGGACTGGTAGATTGActgaagaagggagaagaatgaaaaagaCGGCATGTCATGGTTCGATGATGGTTCGGATGTCGTTGAATACGAGGCTGGTGATCTGAATTGAATGCTGGGGCGGTGGAGTTTTGTATACAGTGTATAGTGTCTGTACTGGTGTTTTAATACTGTACGCTGATAGATACCGAACTGGCGAACAGGCACGGGTAATGGGAATTGTCTCTGAATTAGGTACAGCAGACTCTATATGATACCTAACTTAGCAATTAGATGTGATTAAGTTGGTATCTATTAAATAATTACATCTGATTGATTTATTATGAGTATGAATTGATACCAATGATGCCTACATTCAGGATCGTTGGCACCTTATCATGTCGACCCAAATTATCACATTAATGATAGGTTAGTGTTTGTTTAAAGGGTTGAGGCTGTTTGAAATCGTAAATAGTTTATGGTCTGATCTTGTATAAACTTTGTAACTTTGTGTGTTGGAACTTCGTCCCAACTGCTgtggttttggttttggtctAGGGTGGTTCATCTACAGACGAAAGAGACCCGCTTGGTGCCTGGACTGGATTATCGTGCGCACCAATTAGCGCGTGTGTGACTCCTTCTCCAGCACGCCCTTTCAGCCTAGAGTTAAGAGTTaacttccatcatcttcactttcTCTACGTCATTATACCTAATTAATTATCTGTCAAACAAAGGGAATTTACAGAGGTTAACTCTTTGCAACTTCTCGAGCATCATCTCACACTTTCAAACACTTTAATAATCTCATCAAAATCTTCAAATCTGCTTCCGACGTTGCAAAAAAAGTGTTAACGTGCTAATACATAATCAACACCATACGTGCACGATTTCAACCCAGGGACCATCTTCGGCACTCTAGCTGCAttttttcctctcttccttctcagaATCAAGGCAACCGTGATTCGCAACTactcactcacactcacacgCTACAAACCCACCATTCCCAAACTTTAGAACTCCCCTCCCTACTTTCCTTGCTCACTTCCAACAGGCGGATGGTAGCCATATAAATTACTCAGCGCACGCCTCCTTCAACCATGGCAGCCCAAGATGCGGGCTCGGAAAACCACGAGGTCGACAAGGCGGCACTCCTTGATCAAATGGTAGCTGCGGCTCAGGAAAGCGTGTCACAAAACGAAGGCCAAGAGGAGCAGCCAAATACCGAAGGCCTCAACGAGGAAGACGCCCTGCGGAATTTGACCGGCACCGTCAGAGACCAGAATGATCTGGAACGTGATATCACACTGCAAGCCAACGCTGCCTTGAATGAAGCCGAGGATAAGAAGGACAAAAACCGTATAGCAAAATTGCAGGAGTCCAAGCAccggcttcagcttcaactggacaaggagaagaagaatctcGAAAGGGTCGCCCACAGCAATGTTTACCAGTCCCGAAATATCCAAaagaagattgccaagtTGGATGACGAAATCCGTCAAATGACTAGTGACATTTCGGATTTTCAGTCACGAATATCCAAGCGTCATGAAGACCACCCTGCTGAGGATCCGAAGAAATCGAAATCTGCAAAGCTTCCCGGCGAAACCAACCGTGAGTTTCTGATCCGAACTGGAAAAATTACACCCTTTGCCAAGATTGGAGGGCCGCGACCGGCAGGCATTCAAGGGCAACTCGCAGAAACTATCCTAGACgcagaggaagaggctgcagCCGAACAATTAGGAGAGGAGCTTCAAGGTCCTGCTTCTCACCAGCAGCTTCGACGTCCAGGCTTTGCCGATGAGATTGAAACAGAAACAGCACCGCCTCAGCCAGCTGCGACTATTGCCGAGAGCGAATTCTCACTACGGCCGAGAAAAAAGACCCGACTTACGCAAAAGGAACGTAGCCCGTCTGCGGATTTCGAGCCTGAAGCGTCTGGCAATGAATCGCATGACGACGATGTCTGGCAGCAAGGCAATGAGGACGACCTTATCAGAGAACAGCGTCGCCAGGCCAAAGCAAAGGCGAAAGTCGCTGATCAAGAGCAGATCGATCTTAGTaagattgatgatggcaatgagTCACATTACAAGACGAGACTGAATGACTGGGTGACGCGCCGAAGCCGCGCAAGAAAAGCCCGTCGTCTGACAAGCGAGGTACCTACTGATGGCAATGagagcgacgaggaggagaaagaaTGGTTCAAGCCTGCACCAGACTTTCCAGATTATGACTTCGGCGATGGCTTGAAGCTCCCTGGCGATATTCATCCATCGCTCTTCGGTTATCAAAAAACGGGTGTTCAATGGCTTGCAGAACTTTACAAACAGAACGTTGGTGGCATCATCGGCGATGAAATGGGGCTTGGAAAGACGGTACAACTGATAGCTTTCATCGCTGCTCTTCACTACAGCAAAAAGCTGCGCCGGCCGgtcattgttgttgctcCTGCTACCCTTCTCCGGCAGTGGGTGAGTGAGTTTCATCGTTGGTGGCCACCACTCCGTGTGTCCATTTTGCATGCTTCAGGTAGTGGCATGATGAACCCAAAATTTGAAGACGAATACGATCTGGATCATTACAAGCCCCTCGCTACCAAGTCTCAAAAGGCTGCGAGTCGAATTGTCAACGGAGTTGCCAAAAGTGGGCATGTTTTGGTGACCACGTACACTGGTCTTCAGACATACGCAGATACCCTGCTGCCAGTTGAATGGGACTACGCCGTTTTGGATGAAGGCCACAAAATCCGAAATCCAAATGCCGAGATCACTGTTACTTGCAAGGAACTAAACACGCCAAACCGAGTTATTCTCTCTGGAACACCGGTACAAAACAACTTGACTGAGCTGTGGTCACTGTTTGACTTCATCTACCCCATGCGTCTGGGAACGCTCGTCAACTTCAGGGCTCAGTTTGAGATCCCCATTCGTCAAGGTGGATATGCAAACGCTTCCAACTTGCAGGTCATGACCGCGGAGAAATGTGCAGAGGCCTTGAAGGAGACGATCGGAGAATACCTGCTTCAACGCttgaaagttgatgttgctgctgatctCCCCGAAAAGACAGAGCAAGTCCTTTTTTGCAAGCTGACTGAAGGTCAACATAAGGCGTACGAGACCTTTATCAAGTCAGATGAGGTTTCGGCCATTCTAAATCGAAGACGACAATCACTCTATGGAATCGACATTCTACGCAAGATTTGCAACCATCCCGATCTGCTTGACAAGAGCCTGGGAAAGAAGGCTGGATACGACTTTGGTAACCCCAAGTTGTCGGCAAAGCTCCAACTCACAAAAGACTTGCTGCAAAAAGTCATGATACCGAACGGACACAAAACGCTCCTCTTTTCTCAGGGCAAACAGATGCTCGACATCATTGAGAAATGCATTGGTGAATGTGGAATTTCGTATGTCCGTATGGATGGAGAGACACCTGTGGACCGACGTCAAACAATGATTGACAAATTCAATGAATCTCCGGATATACATGTGTTCCTCATGACAACTCGAACTGGCGGGTTGGGAACGAACCTCACAGGAGCCGACCgaatcatcatctttgaccCTGATTGGAATCCCTCCACAGACCTACAGGCTCGAGAACGAGCATGGAGACTGGGTCAGAAGAAGCCAGTCAAGATTTACCGGCTCATGACTGAGGGAACaattgaggagaagatttATCATCGTCAAATTTTCAAGCAGTTCATGACAAACAAAGTCTTGAAGGATCCCAAGCAGAGAAGCAGCTATGATCTGTCCGACCTCTACGATCTCTTCAGTTTCAACACAGGCAAAGACGCAACTGCTAATCGAAGCGAAATTTTCAAAAAGGCGCAAGTTTCCTTGACTaatggtgatgaagatgggaaCGGAAACCTTGATCCGAAGCATGTTGGGAGCCCAGATCgtgagaaggacaaggagagGATGGAACTTAAGCAAATGGGCCTGGTGGCCGCCATGGAAGACGTTAGAGAAGAGAAATCGTCGCACGATGAAAAGCGCATGTTGGAGGGCATCTTTGCCAAGTCGGTCAATAATGCATATGACCATGAAGCCATTGTCAATGGGCCCCAGAAACCAAAGGCGGATATCTCGATTCTCCAGGATGAGGCGAATCTAGTTGCCCGTCAAGCTGCAGCACATCTTCGACAAGCCGGCGCCGAAGCTCGAAGAGTTCCCATTGGCACTGTTACGTGGACTGGTGAAGTCGGACAGGCGGGCCGTCCTGGAGCCAACCGTCGTCGCGGAGGGCCAAGCTCAGCCGGTATCATGAGTAATCTGGCAGACCGCCAAGGACTCGATACAGGAAGTGGGAGAAGCTCTCGCTCGGGGACCCCAGGTGTGGACAAGAatctcaagtccaaggacttTATAGCTATGATCAAGACTTTCATCAACCGTCACAATGGACGCGTTCCCAGCAAGATGCTCGTGGACCACTTCAACCCGTATTGTCCGGGCAAGAAGCAGAGCGACGAGTTCAAAGCAGCCTTGGACAAGGTCGCAGTCATGAACAAAACGGGAGGTGCAGGAAGAGGAATCTGGACGCTGAAACCGGGTGTAAAATAGACAAACAAGAGAACGACACATCGTTTTGCGAGGCGTTCGGGGGGTAACAGCATTTGTACTAGAGAGTGTGACATTTATACTAGATATCGTTGCTTGATATGCACTTTATTGCTTTTATTTCATTTCATCGTGGAACGTTAACCGTGAAGCTATAAGATGTCACATCAAGGAAAAAAGTTTGACGAGCAGGATGATTCATAGGCCTTCTTCGGGCGAATTTTCAACTGTCTACTGCGTCCTAACCCATAACCTGACCAGGCTCTGCAGTGTAGACTGGAGACCAGGCGAAAAAGCCGTTCTCCTCGTGATTCTCAACGCCACAGAGAAACCAGATAGCGAAACTCCTGTCCAATCCAAGCCACCAAAAGGTAAGCAGCTCAGAGACGACGACCACGGCGACCACCCTTTCTGCGGGTAGAGTCGGAAGGAGTAGGGGTAACGTCCTCAATTCGGCCAATCTTCATACCAGCACGGGCAAGGGCACGGAGAGCGGACTGGGCACCGGGACCGGGGGTCTTGGTACCGTTACCTGTGTGTTGATTAGTATTGCTGTTGCGATGAGAGATGGACTCGGTTAAACATACCACCAGTGGCACGGATCTTGATGTGAAGAGCGTTGATGCCAAGCTCCTTGCAGCGGGCAGCGACGTCCTGGGCAGCCAACATGGCAGCGTAGGGGGAGGACTCGTCACGGTCGGCCTTGACCTTCATACCACCAGTAACACGGGTGATAGTCTCACGGCCACTGGAATCACCCAAGTTAGCCTCATTGATCCATACAATTATATGACATTTCCAAGCTCTTTCTCGAAATTCACGGGTTGACGAACCTCAGATCGGTGACGTGGACGAAGGTATCGTTGAAGGAGGCGAAGATACGGGCA
It contains:
- a CDS encoding 40S ribosomal protein S14; this translates as MPPKKTATRAPQENISLGPSVRDGELVFGVARIFASFNDTFVHVTDLSGRETITRVTGGMKVKADRDESSPYAAMLAAQDVAARCKELGINALHIKIRATGGNGTKTPGPGAQSALRALARAGMKIGRIEDVTPTPSDSTRRKGGRRGRRL